A genomic window from Salvia miltiorrhiza cultivar Shanhuang (shh) chromosome 5, IMPLAD_Smil_shh, whole genome shotgun sequence includes:
- the LOC130985803 gene encoding 5'-adenylylsulfate reductase 3, chloroplastic-like produces MASAVTSSSALYSSSLSSSIDEAKAAHLGAFQPLDRLHSRTTAVSFARRRGSVKPLNAELKRNYSIIPAAATASAPGLLNTEEVTGGGNVEVEDYEKLARELENASPLEIMDKALEKFGNDIAIAFSGAEDVALIEYARLTGRPFRVFSLDTGRLNPETYKFFDEVEKHYGIRIEYMFPDAAEVQDLVRRKGLFSFYEDGHQECCRVRKVRPLRRALKGLRAWITGQRKDQSPGTRSEIPVVQVDPVFEGLDGGVGSLVKWNPVANAKGDNVWSFLRTMNVPVNSLHAKGYISIGCEPCTRAVLPGQHEREGRWWWEDAKAKECGLHKGNIKEENVNGGVHPNGTTTHADLFESKSVVKLSRRGIENLVRLEKRSETWVVVVYAPWCRFCQAMEESYVELAEKLAGRGVKVAKFRGDGEDKAFAQEALQLGSFPTVLLFPKHASRPVKYPSEKRDVDSLLAFINALE; encoded by the exons ATGGCATCTGCTGTCACATCTTCTTCAGCTCTTTACAgttcttctttatcttcttcAATTGACGAAGCCAAAG CCGCGCATTTAGGTGCATTTCAGCCGTTGGATAGGCTCCATTCCAGAACAACGGCCGTGAGTTTCGCAAGGAGGCGTGGCTCCGTGAAACCGTTGAATGCCGAACTGAAGAGGAATTACTCAATTATCCCTGCAGCGGCAACCGCGTCCGCTCCTG GTCTATTGAACACAGAAGAGGTTACCGGAGGCGGAAATGTGGAGGTAGAGGACTATGAAAAATTGGCACGGGAGCTCGAAAATGCTTCGCCGCTCGAGATTATGGATAAGGCCCTTGAGAAATTCGGGAACGATATTGCAATTGCCTTTAG CGGCGCAGAAGACGTAGCTTTGATCGAATATGCGCGTTTAACTGGACGACCATTCAGGGTGTTCAGCCTGGATACTGGGAGGTTGAATCCTGAAACGTACAAATTCTTTGATGAAGTTGAGAAGCACTACGGCATCCGCATTGAGTACATGTTTCCTGATGCTGCTGAAGTTCAAGATTTGGTTAGGCGCAAGGGTCTATTCTCGTTCTACGAAGACGGGCACCAGGAATGCTGCCGCGTGAGGAAGGTTAGGCCCCTGAGGAGGGCCCTCAAGGGGCTGCGCGCGTGGATAACTGGGCAGCGCAAGGATCAGTCCCCAGGAACCCGGTCCGAAATCCCGGTAGTCCAGGTTGAtcctgttttcgaggggttggATGGTGGGGTTGGCAGCTTGGTGAAGTGGAATCCTGTGGCGAACGCCAAGGGTGACAACGTATGGAGTTTCCTCCGCACCATGAATGTGCCTGTGAACTCCTTGCATGCCAAAGGCTACATCTCGATTGGATGTGAACCGTGCACGAGGGCCGTGCTGCCCGGGCAGCACGAGCGAgaagggcggtggtggtgggagGATGCCAAGGCCAAGGAGTGTGGGCTGCACAAGGGCAACATCAAGGAGGAGAACGTGAACGGGGGTGTCCATCCTAACGGAACCACAACGCATGCTGATCTTTTCGAGAGCAAGAGTGTGGTGAAGCTGAGCAGGCGTGGGATAGAGAATCTGGTGAGATTGGAGAAGCGGAGTGAGACGTGGGTGGTGGTGGTGTATGCGCCTTGGTGCAGATTCTGCCAGGCGATGGAGGAGTCGTACGTGGAGTTGGCGGAGAAGCTTGCAGGTAGGGGAGTGAAGGTAGCCAAGTTTAGGGGTGATGGGGAAGACAAAGCATTCGCGCAAGAGGCATTGCAACTGGGGAGTTTCCCTACTGTGCTGTTATTCCCTAAGCATGCTTCGCGCCCAGTAAAATATCCATCTGAGAAGAGAGATGTGGACTCATTGCTGGCTTTTATCAATGCCCTTGAGTAA
- the LOC130985804 gene encoding glucan endo-1,3-beta-glucosidase 1 isoform X2: protein MENHNRLAHLFLLLLSLTAHILPKSASAEIKAQQDKEPFVGVNIGTDVSNSLSAADLVAFLQLQKITHVRLYDANAEILKALSRTKIRVIVSVPNNQLLAIGSSNATAATWIGRNVAAFYPQTLITAISVGDEVLTTIPGAAPLLMPAIESLYSALVAANLHTQIKISTPNSASVILDPFPPSQAFFNQSLSPVLTQLLQFLSRTQSPLMMNLYPYYVFMQNKGVVPLANSLFKPLTPSKEMVDPNTLLHYTNVLDAMIDSVYFSMKNLNVTDVVVLVSETGWPSKGDSKEPYATADNADTYNSNLIKHVLDRSGTPLHPEITSSVYIYELFNEDLRSPPVSEANWGLFYGNSTPVYLLHVSGSGTFLANDTTNQTYCIATDGVDARTLQAALDWACGPGRANCSEIQPGESCYQPNNVHNHASYAFDSYYQKEGRSSGSCDFKGAAMITTTDPSERIYMYMVQQNCE, encoded by the exons ATGGAGAATCACAACAGACTTGCTCACCTCTTCCTTCTCCTCCTGTCTCTAACTGCTCATATCCTGCCCAAATCAGCTTCTGCAG AAATCAAGGCGCAGCAAGACAAAGAGCCTTTCGTGGGGGTGAACATCGGCACGGATGTTTCCAATTCGCTGTCAGCTGCAGATTTAGTTGCTTTTCTGCAGTTGCAGAAGATTACTCATGTGAGACTGTATGATGCAAATGCAGAGATTCTCAAGGCGCTTTCCCGAACCAAGATTAGAGTCATCGTCAGCGTGCCCAACAACCAGCTCCTCGCCATTGGCTCCTCCAACGCCACCGCCGCCACCTGGATTGGCCGCAATGTGGCTGCGTTCTACCCTCAAACCCTCATCACCGCCATCTCCGTCGGAGATGAAGTCTTGACCACTATCCCCGGCGCTGCCCCTTTGCTCATGCCGGCCATCGAGTCTCTCTACAGCGCGCTCGTGGCTGCCAATCTGCACACTCAGATCAAAATCTCCACTCCTAATTCGGCCTCGGTGATTCTCGACCCATTCCCACCTTCCCAGGCCTTCTTCAACCAGAGCTTGAGTCCTGTTCTAACCCAGCTGCTACAGTTTCTGTCGAGGACGCAGTCGCCGCTGATGATGAATTTGTATCCTTACTATGTCTTTATGCAGAACAAAGGGGTCGTGCCCTTGGCAAACTCTCTTTTCAAGCCGCTGACGCCATCTAAAGAGATGGTCGATCCCAACACTTTGCTGCACTACACTAATGTTCTCGATGCCATGATAGATTCAGTCTACTTCTCTATGAAGAATCTCAATGTCACTGACGTCGTGGTGCTTGTCTCCGAAACCGGCTGGCCTTCCAAGGGGGATTCCAAGGAGCCTTACGCTACCGCTGACAATGCGGATACCTATAACTCCAACTTGATCAAGCACGTTCTTGATCGCAGTGGCACGCCGCTGCATCCTGAGATCACTTCCAGTGTATACATATATGAGCTGTTCAATGAGGACTTGAGATCGCCTCCCGTCTCAGAGGCCAACTGGGGTCTCTTCTATGGGAATTCCACTCCGGTTTACTTGCTTCACGTGTCGGGAAGTGGCACTTTTTTGGCAAATGATACTACGAATCAGACGTATTGCATAGCCACGGATGGTGTTGATGCGAGGACGCTGCAGGCTGCTCTGGATTGGGCTTGTGGGCCGGGGAGGGCGAATTGCTCCGAGATTCAGCCGGGGGAGAGCTGTTACCAGCCTAACAATGTCCACAATCATGCTTCCTATGCATTTGATAGCTATTATCAGAAGGAAGGGAGGTCCTCTGGTTCTTGTGACTTCAAGGGTGCTGCCATGATCACCACAACGGATCCTAGTGA